CTTCGGCCGGACGACGCCGGGCGCGCTCGGGGCGGCGCTGGCGCTCGGCGTCGTGAACGTCGTCGTCGACTACGGGGTCGGCTACCACCCGCCGCTTCTGTACGAGCCCGGAACCGGACTGGCGGCCGCGACGCTCGCCATCGCGGTCGGATCGGTCGGGCTCGCGTCGCACTCGTTCCCGCGGTTAGGCGGCGGGTCGAACTGAGACGCGCTCAGAAGGGTCGAGTCCGTCGAACGCCATTTAAATATCCTCAACGGCTCCGTCGAACGCCATTTAAACAATATAGAAGGGCACGGTGGGATCCACGCGAGCGAAGCGAGCGTGGAGCCAGTCGCGCCCGTGACTGAGCGAAGCGAGGGAACGGGCGCGACGGGATTTGAACCCGCGATCGAGAGGTTAGGAACCTCTCGCCCTGTCCGCTAGGCCACGCGCCCAGAACGGGAAGAAAATGCGACGGCGGCTGTCCGTCGGCGTCGGGACCGTGTTACGCGCTCGTTTCTTTCTCGGTTTCGGTTTCGAGGTCGTCGAACTCGTCGTCCTCGTCGTCGAGCGTCGACCCCTCCTCGCCGTCGTCCATATCTTTCAGTTCCTCTTCGATCTCCTCGCGACCCTTCTTGAACTCGCCCATCGCCTGCCCGGTCGACCGGGCCAGCTTCGGAATCTTGTTTGCCCCGAACAGCAGGACCAACACGAGCAGGATTATGAGTAGCTCCGGCCCCACCGGAAGGCCGCCGAATAGTGGAATCGCACTTATCATCTCTATCCGGCAGTAGCCCTGTGTCGACTATAGTCTTTTTGCCTCGATCGATCGGACCGCCGCCGCCGAAACGGTGATACACCCGGCCGACGACGTCCATATATGCCAGCTGTCGGCGACGACGCCCCCGACTTCACCGGATCGCTCGTAGACGGCGACATCGCGCCGTTCGAACTCTCCGAACACCTCGGTGAGGAACCGGTCGTGCTCGCCTTCTTCCCCGCCGCCTTCTCGAACACCTGTACCGACGAGATGGAGGCGCTGCGCGACGGCTTCGACCGCGACGACTGCACTCTGTTC
The sequence above is a segment of the Halorubrum sp. 2020YC2 genome. Coding sequences within it:
- the tatA gene encoding twin-arginine translocase TatA/TatE family subunit, with the protein product MISAIPLFGGLPVGPELLIILLVLVLLFGANKIPKLARSTGQAMGEFKKGREEIEEELKDMDDGEEGSTLDDEDDEFDDLETETEKETSA